The Ferrimicrobium sp. sequence TGCTAGCCGACCGGTCCGTCGCACTCCTGCTCCCGTGTAATGTCGTCCTCGATGCCACGCCTGCAGGCACGCGCATCAGTGTCCCAGCCCCCGCGGAGCTTCTACCTGACCGCCCAGAGATCACCGAACCGGTCACCAAATTGTTATATGCAGCACTGGAAGCTATTGGCAAGGTTAACCTCGGATGAGTACGCCCGCTTGCGTGTGTGATTGCCCAACCAGAAGCTGGTCCTGCGTGCTCTGGTCCAGTCCCACAACCCGGAAGAGCCCGTCCAACCATCAACCGTTCCATGGAACGTACACAAGAGACCTCACGTAGGTTTGCAGTTCAACGGACCCACACCGCATGGTCTAGGTTGTGGAGAGCTCACAACGGCAGTTGCCTCCAGGTGCAACGTCTGTTGACCTGAAAAGACGTTGTTGATCCCACCTGCTCACGGTTTGCGTAGCGACCTCGAGGGTTGTAACGGTCTCGCTGATGATAGACATTCTCACCCATCATAGGTAGATCACCTCACATGCATCGAATGCACCGCCAGTTGGATCGACCTCCACAGGAGCGAGGGATATTGGAAGGCGCATAAGATGCCCTCCGATGTCGCATCTGGGCCGCCGGCCAAGGTCGATACAGTTCTACCCAGCGCCCCCGGTAGGACTCGAACCTACGACCGACTGCTTAGAAGGCAGCTGCTCTATCCGCTGAGCTACAGGGGCACTCAGTAAAGTGTAAAGCCGCCGACGCGATCAGCGGCAATCGAGCGCCACTCCATCAACTAGAGTGAAGGGAGTATTCCTCCGCACTCATCCACAGTCTTTTACTAACGCGGAGGTAGAGGGAAGCGCACATGCAACAACGGTCGCGGCTTCGATCGTTTCCCCACAGTGTCTTTGGACTCTATACCGTGGCGGGATTCTATCGCGGTGCCCAAAACATGGCACTCACGACCCTCGCGCTGATCATCAAAGAGGATCTTGGCTATGGAGCAGGAACCATCGGCGTGATCTCAGCGCTCTCCGGTATCGTCCTTGTGCTCGTCACCCTCATGATCAGTGCACGCCTCAAGCCAGCGCAACTCGAACGCGCGGTATCAATCTCGCTGGTTACACTCGTTCTCGGCTTAGTCATCATCGGCGTGAGTCACTCTATCTACCTCACGGCATTCGCATCCATACTCCTCGGCATCGGCGGAGGCCTAGGAATGCCGGGGCTTGCCGGCTCAGTGCAGCTTGCCGCGGGCGAAACCTCCTCAAATCCTCAACGAATCCTCGCGATCTACACGCTAGTCTTGAGCATCTCACTCGCGATTGGACCGCTTCTCGAGGCTGGCCTCCTCGATGCTACCCATCAAGATGTTCGTTGGCCGTTCTTAGCCTTTGCCATACTTCCACTCCTTGCCCTCGGCATTATGCTGTCGCGACATCGAGAAGCAATCGCTGCCGCTGCTCGCGCGAGTGCTGCGGGAGGGCCGTCCATCACACCTGTCGCCGATACGAAGCGAGTACGACTGCTCCAGACTCCGGAGGTCGTCAAAGCCCTTCTCGCACAACTCATGTACGCCGTGCCCTTTGCAGCCCTCACCGTCTTTGGCGCCGAGGTTGCCCGCGTGACCGATCAGGCCACTGCGGCCCAAGCCCAGCTCGCCTTTACCGTCTTCTTTATCTTCTCGCTCGGCTCCCGTGGACTTGTCGCTTGGCGATCCCCTATCTACCACAAGGGATTGGCCTATACGGCATCGGGGATCATGACCATTACCGGTCTTACCTTTATCGTTGCCGGCCACTCATTCACCCTCTTTCTGGTAGGAATGATCATCCTCGGCATCCCGCATGGTTTGATTTTCCCCCTCGCACTTTCTGCGCTGGCGAGTTCTCTACCACCAGATCAGCTACCCCGTGCAAACTCGTTGTTGATGGGTTCCTCCAACTTCGTTGGTATCATCGCACCACTCATCCTTGGCGTCATCGCCGCCGCTACCACCTATCGATTCATGATGGGCACAGTGCTCGCCCCGGTGATCCTGCTCTTCGCCGTCTTTGTCGGCGTCGTCGGCATCATGCGTCTCCGCCACAGCCCCGTCGCCAGATCGACGCCATAGGGCTCCAACGTTGCAACCACCGCTCACACCGCCTGACGTCCTTCGCCAATCCATCCAAGGCAACCGAACTCACGCATGCTGACTAACATCTTCCGTCAACCTGCAGCCAAAGCCGCTAAAGTAGACGCGTGCACCAGTTTGTCCCCTTGCGCATCGTGACACACCTAAGCGGTCGTTGGTGACGTAGGTGGACCTTTCCCATCCCCAAGGCTCTGAGTACGAACGGATCGTTGCCCAGCTGGCTCACACGCTGCGCCAGGAGCGCAGCCTGCGAGGGCTCTCTCGGTCCGATCTCGCACGCCGAGCCCAGCTCTCGGAACGCTATCTGGCCCAGGTCGAGACTGGTCGTGCAAACCCGTCACTGACGGTGCTTACCCGACTGGCCCAAGCCCTCGACCTGGGCCTCATCGAGTTGATCGATGTCGCCGCACTCGCCACACCAACCCAGGCGGAATCGCTTATCGAACAACTCAAACGACGGGTCGTTTCCGAGCGACACGGGATCGCTCTGATCGGGTTGCGCGGAGCGGGGAAGACAACTCTCGGTCACTTACTAGCCGCCCAACTCGGCTGGCCTTTCTATCGCCTAACGGAGCTGATCACCGAACGAACCCAGATGCCCCTCGATGAGCTCTTCTCTCTCGGGGGTGATGCCGCTTTTCGCAGACTTGAACTCGAGACCCTGCAACAACTCGTCGAGGATGGCGAGAGTCAAATCATCATAGAGATTGGTGGCGGACTGGTCACGAATCAACCGGCCTACCAGCTACTTCGTCGTCATTGGACCACCGTTTGGCTCTCGACAACGCCAGAGGAACACATGCAACGAGTCATTGCCCAGGGCGACCTACGGCCGATGCACGGCTCCGATCGAGCCATGGAAGAGCTCAGGACTATTCTGTACGAACGAACCCCTTTCTATCAAGCAGCCGAGCTCCATCTATCCACTTCGCATCGGAGTGTCGAAACCTCCCTCACGGAACTCGAAGGGCTCATTGCGAAGTATCTCGGCGTTGGCGACCGCGCCAAAGAAGACAAATCCCCGCATGGGGGAGATGGCTAGCCATCCCGCAGCAGTCGCCAATGCGACCTGCGCGATCGATGGGTGGCCGCGCGGTCATTGGCCGCACATCATTGACCACACGTTATTGACCACACAGCCGAAGGCTGCATAATAATGCATGATCCTGTGGGACTCTCCCCGCGTGTTTTGCAGTATAGTGCAAGTGTGCCGATGCGCCTAAAAAGGTGCCTGTGTGGCATGCCGACCGAGAACGAGTCATCGACGACCGGTGCGGGCGTGCCCATGAAGGGGGAGTGATGATGCAGGTCCAACAACAAGAGACGATGGCGATCGAAGAGTGGCTAGCCAACCTGCCAAAGAGCTACAACATTGCAGAGAGTCTGCTCACGACCGCTCGATCACAACCGCTTGGTCGCACAGCGGTCACGGATGCGGACGGTACCTACTCCTATCGAGAGGTTGAAGACCTCGTGCTCCGTTCTGCCACCGCATTGATGGAGCTCGGCCTTGAGCCTGAGGATCGACTTCTTTTAGTCATCGGCGATACCATTCTCTTCCCTGCTCTCTTCCTCGGGGCCATCCGAGCTGGCATCGTTCCCATCCCTCTCAACCCGCTCCTGGCCGAAGAGGACTTTCGCTACATCATCGAAGACTCTAGAGTCAAAGCCATCGTCACCCACGCCCAAGGTGTGGAAAAGATCGAACGGGCGGCGGCTGGGTGTCGACGCGTCAAGTGGATCGAGCGTGACAACGGACTGCGCGGACCGGGGATCGGAGCCCGCATCCTAGCGGCTTCGCCGTATCAGCAACCTATCGCCACCGTCGCCGACGAGGTCGCCTTCTGGCTGTACTCATCAGGATCGACTGGACGCCCAAAAGGGGTTCGGCATCTCCACCGCAATGTGGCCGTCACCATCAACTGTTTCGCCCAGCAAGTACTCGGCCTGACCCCTACCGACACGGTCTTCTCTGCGGCCAAGCTCTTTTTTGCCTATGGCCTTGGCAACGGACTGACCTTTCCCTTCGGCGTTGGAGCAAGCGTCGCCTACCTCAACGAACGGCCAACCCCGGACTCCGTGATCGATCTCCTGCAGGCGAGCCACGCGTCGGTCTTCTGCGGCGTGCCGACACTCTTTGCCTCCTTACTCGCAAGCCCTCGCGCACGAGAACTTGCCGATGTTGGGCTTCGGATCTGCACCTCAGCTGGTGAAGCGTTACCTCCCGAGATCGGGCGCCGCTTCGAAGAACTCACCGGTGCGGCTATTATCGACGGTCTCGGGTCGACCGAGATGCTCCATATCTTTCTGGCCAACCGTCCCGGCAGTATCCGTTATGGTTCCAGCGGCGTTCCTGTTCCCGGGTATGACGCTCGCCTCATCGACGACGAAGGGCTAGAGATCGCCACCTCAGGGACGATCGGCGAGCTGGTGGTGCGGGGTTACTCCGCCGCTGATGGCTACTGGAATCAGCGTGACAAGTCTCTCGCCACCTTCCGAGGGCATTGGACCCATACCGGCGACAAGTACCTCCGCGATGACGATGGTTACTATTACTATGCTGGTCGATCCGATGACATGATGAAGGTCAGTGGCAACTGGGTCTCGCCCTTTGAGGTTGAGTCAGCATTGATCGCCCATCCAAGCGTTCTTGAGGCCGCTGTTGTCCCTTGGAGAGATGTCGATGATCTGATCAAACCGAAGGCCTACGTCGTTGTCCGTTCGGATGCCGAGCCAACGGATACGCTCGTCTCCGACCTCCAAGGCTTTGTCAAGCAGCAACTCGCCCCGTGGAAGTACCCTCGATGGATCGAATTCGTGGAAGAACTCCCCAAAACTGCTACCGGTAAGATCCAACGGTTCAAACTCCGCGAGTCATGAGGACGACGTCAACGATCCAGCATCTAGCCAGCACCCTTGAGGTGGCACACTGGTCACCCAGCCTCGAGTCCCGTGATGGTCCAACTATCTTCCTGCTTCACGAGGGTCTCGGGTGTGTGGAGATGTGGAAGGACTTCCCCCAGCGACTGGCAGACCGACTTCGGCTGCCCGTCATCGCCTACTCCAGGGCGGGTTACGGGGGTTCGAGCACCATCGATCTCCCTCGATCGCTTGACTATATGCAACGCGAGGCGGATGACGTGCTACCCGATCTCCTCCAAGCGCTCTGTGACGGGCCAAGGGTACTCCTCGGGCACTCCGATGGTGCATCGATCGCCTTGGCCTATGCGGGTGCCCACCACGATCCGCTACTCACCAGTGTTGTCGCGATCGCACCACATGTGGTGGTTGAAGCGATCGCCACCGCAGCGATCCAGGGGGCGAAGGAGCAGTTTACTGCCGGTACCCTTGCCTCAAAGCTTGCACGGTATCATCGCGCAAATCTCACGAGTGCCTTCTGGGGTTGGAACGACGCTTGGCTGGACCCGGACTTTCGTACCTTTTCGATCCTTGATCGACTGGACACCATCGCGGTGCCCGTTCTCGCCCTGCAGGGAACCGAGGACGAATATGGGACGAGCATGCAACTGGAACTCATCGCGTCAAGCGTCGCCGAGACGACCCTCATCCTCATCCAAGAGGCCAAACACTCCCCTCATCTCACCCACACCGACCGGGTCTTGGATGCAATCGAACGCTTCCTCGACCAACGGGGCATCCTCGTCCCCAAGGTCACCGGGTCGCCACCACGATAAT is a genomic window containing:
- a CDS encoding MFS transporter, which encodes MQQRSRLRSFPHSVFGLYTVAGFYRGAQNMALTTLALIIKEDLGYGAGTIGVISALSGIVLVLVTLMISARLKPAQLERAVSISLVTLVLGLVIIGVSHSIYLTAFASILLGIGGGLGMPGLAGSVQLAAGETSSNPQRILAIYTLVLSISLAIGPLLEAGLLDATHQDVRWPFLAFAILPLLALGIMLSRHREAIAAAARASAAGGPSITPVADTKRVRLLQTPEVVKALLAQLMYAVPFAALTVFGAEVARVTDQATAAQAQLAFTVFFIFSLGSRGLVAWRSPIYHKGLAYTASGIMTITGLTFIVAGHSFTLFLVGMIILGIPHGLIFPLALSALASSLPPDQLPRANSLLMGSSNFVGIIAPLILGVIAAATTYRFMMGTVLAPVILLFAVFVGVVGIMRLRHSPVARSTP
- a CDS encoding shikimate kinase; this encodes MDLSHPQGSEYERIVAQLAHTLRQERSLRGLSRSDLARRAQLSERYLAQVETGRANPSLTVLTRLAQALDLGLIELIDVAALATPTQAESLIEQLKRRVVSERHGIALIGLRGAGKTTLGHLLAAQLGWPFYRLTELITERTQMPLDELFSLGGDAAFRRLELETLQQLVEDGESQIIIEIGGGLVTNQPAYQLLRRHWTTVWLSTTPEEHMQRVIAQGDLRPMHGSDRAMEELRTILYERTPFYQAAELHLSTSHRSVETSLTELEGLIAKYLGVGDRAKEDKSPHGGDG
- a CDS encoding benzoate-CoA ligase family protein, translating into MMQVQQQETMAIEEWLANLPKSYNIAESLLTTARSQPLGRTAVTDADGTYSYREVEDLVLRSATALMELGLEPEDRLLLVIGDTILFPALFLGAIRAGIVPIPLNPLLAEEDFRYIIEDSRVKAIVTHAQGVEKIERAAAGCRRVKWIERDNGLRGPGIGARILAASPYQQPIATVADEVAFWLYSSGSTGRPKGVRHLHRNVAVTINCFAQQVLGLTPTDTVFSAAKLFFAYGLGNGLTFPFGVGASVAYLNERPTPDSVIDLLQASHASVFCGVPTLFASLLASPRARELADVGLRICTSAGEALPPEIGRRFEELTGAAIIDGLGSTEMLHIFLANRPGSIRYGSSGVPVPGYDARLIDDEGLEIATSGTIGELVVRGYSAADGYWNQRDKSLATFRGHWTHTGDKYLRDDDGYYYYAGRSDDMMKVSGNWVSPFEVESALIAHPSVLEAAVVPWRDVDDLIKPKAYVVVRSDAEPTDTLVSDLQGFVKQQLAPWKYPRWIEFVEELPKTATGKIQRFKLRES
- a CDS encoding alpha/beta fold hydrolase, giving the protein MRTTSTIQHLASTLEVAHWSPSLESRDGPTIFLLHEGLGCVEMWKDFPQRLADRLRLPVIAYSRAGYGGSSTIDLPRSLDYMQREADDVLPDLLQALCDGPRVLLGHSDGASIALAYAGAHHDPLLTSVVAIAPHVVVEAIATAAIQGAKEQFTAGTLASKLARYHRANLTSAFWGWNDAWLDPDFRTFSILDRLDTIAVPVLALQGTEDEYGTSMQLELIASSVAETTLILIQEAKHSPHLTHTDRVLDAIERFLDQRGILVPKVTGSPPR